The DNA segment GTCTCCGGGAAGACGATGACGCGCACGTTGTCGGCGCCGAGCGAGGCGGCCCGGGCCAGGTCCTGGTCGATGCGGGCGGCGTCGAAGCCGGTCCACATCGCCGACCAGCCGGCGTCGGACGGGTAGTAGTTGATGCTCTTCGCCGTCTTCACCAGCGCCATCCGGCCGGACAGGGTGGCCGGCGCCGTCGTGGTGACGGCGCCGGTGGCGGCCTGAGCGGGGGAGGCCGTGCCGAGCGTGCCCATCAGCAGCGAGGATGCCAGGACGGCGGCACAGACGCGGGCGACACGCATGGAGGGCCTCTTTCTTCTAGGGGGACGCTCTCCTTTCGGCCGGCTGCGGGTCCTCACCAGGATTCAATTGATGTCATTGCGGGTGCGGTCGGGTTGTCCCGGCCGAAGAGCGAAGACTCAGGGCCAGTCGACGCTCAAGTACTGCGTCTCCTGGAATTCGCGCAGCCCGTCCCGCGCGCCCTCCCGGCCGAGACCGCTCTGTTTCACGCCACCGAACGGCGCCGACGGATCCGACACCAGGCCCCGGTTGATGCCGATCATGCCGGCGTCGATGGCCTCGCCGATCCGGATGGCACGGCGCAGGTCGCCGGCGAACACGTAGGCGGCCAGCCCGTACTCGGTCGCGTTGACCGCGTCGAGCAGCGCCGTTTCGTCGGTCCAGGTGCTGATCGGCGCGACCGGCCCGAAGATCTCCTCCGGCAGGTTGGGCGCGTCCATCAGCACGGTCGGCGGATAGAAGTGCCCGGCCGCGTCCGGGACGGGGGCACGGTGAGTGATCCGGGCGCCGGCTTCGATCAATTGCGTGACGGTACGGGTGACCCGCTGCACCGCGGCCGCGCTGATGAGGGGCCCGATCGCGCACCCGTCGGCGGCCGGGCCGACCGTCAGCTTCTCGACGGCGGCGCCGAACTTCGCCACGAACGCGTCGGCGACGTCGGCGTGCACGAAGAAGCGGTTCGCCGCGGTGCACGCCTGCCCGCCGTTGCGGAATTTGGCGATCATCGCGCCCGCCACGGCGGCGTCCAGGTCGGCGTCCTCGGTGACCACGAACGGCGCGTTGCCGCCGAGCTCCATCGAGGAGTTCACGACCCGGTCGGCGGCCTGCCGAAGCAGGACCCGGGCCACTCCGGTGCTGCCGGTGAAGGAGATCTTACGGACCCGTTCGTCGGCGAGCCACGCTCCGACCACACCGGACGCGTCGGTCGTGGTGACCATGGTGACGACGCCGTCCGGCAGTCCGGCCTCGGTCAGCAGTCCGGCGATCCTCAGGGCGGTGAGCGGGGTCTCGGCGGCCGGTTTGACGACCGCGGTGCAGCCCGCGGCGAGCGCCGGTCCGATCTTGCGGGTGATCATCGCGGCCGGGAAGTTCCAGGGGGTCACCAGCGCGGCGACGCCGACCGGCCGGTGCCCGACAAGGGTACGGGCGCCTCCCGCGGGAGCTTCGCCGTAGTCGCCGCCCGGCCGCACCGCCTCCTCGGCGAACCACCGGAAGAACTCGGCCGCGTAGGTGACCTCGCCGGCCGCGTCGGTGAGCGACTTGCCGTTCTCCGAGGCGATCAGCGTCGCGAGGTCGTCACGGTCGCGCAGCATCAGTTCGAACGTACGATGAAGGATCTCCGACCTGCGCCGGGGCGCGGTCCTGGACCAGGCGGAGAACGCGGCGTGGGCGGCGTCGACGGCCCGGCGAGCCTCGTCGAGTCCCTGGTCCGGAACCTCGGCGATGGTCTGCAGAGTGGCCGGGTCGATCACGGGGAAGGTGGTCATCGGGTCGCCTCCAGGGCGTCGGCGAGGATGTCGAACGCGGCGTTGAGCTGCTCGTCGGTGATGGTGAGCGGAGGCAGGAACCGCAGCACGTTGCCGTAGGTTCCGCAGGTCAGCACGATGACGCCGGCCTGGTGGGCGAACCGGGCGACGTCACGGGCGAGCCGGGGGTCGGGTTCGGTGCTGCCGGCCCGGACCAGCTCCACGGCGATCATGGCGCCGCGTCCTCGTACATCTCCCAGACGCAGGTCTTGGTCCGCCAAGCGCGACAGGCGCTCCTTGATCAGGCTCTCGATCTTCGCGGCCCGGGCGACGAGACCCTCCTCCTCGATGACCTCGATCGCGGCCAGAGCGGCGGCGCAGGCGATCGGGTTGCCGCCGTAGGTGCCACCGAGGCCGCCCTCGTGCGCCGCGTTCATGATCTCGGCGCGGCCGGTGACCGCGGAGAGCGGCAGGCCACCGGCGATCCCTTTCGCCGTGACGATCAGATCCGGTACGACGCCCTCCCGCTCACAGGCGAAGAGATCACCGGTACGGGCGAAGCCGGTCTGCACCTCGTCGGCCACGAAGACGACGCCACTGGCCCGGCACCACGCCGCGAGGGCCGGCAGGAACCCGGGCGCCGGCTCGATGAAACCACCCTCACCCTGGATCGGCTCGATCACCAGCGCCGCCAGGTTCTCCGCGCCGACCTGCTTCTCGATCTGGTCGACGGCCCGCGCCGCCGCGGTCGCGCCGTCCAGGCCGCCGTCGCGGTAGGGGTAGGACAGCGGCGCCCGGTAGATCTCCGGGGCGAACGGCCCGAACCCGTTCTTGTACGGCTTGTTCTTCGCCGTCATCGCGAGCGTCAGGTTGGTCCGCCCGTGGTAGGCGTGGTCGAACACCACGACGGCGTCCTTGCGGGTGTACGCCCGGGCGATCTTCACGGCGTTCTCGACGGCCTCGGCGCCGGAGTTGAACAGCGCGGTCCGCTTGTCGTGGTCGCCCGGCGTGAGCTCGTTGAGCTTCTCGGCGACCCGCACGTACCCCTCGTAGGGCGTGACCATGAAGCAGGTGTGGGTGAACGCCGCGACCTGCTCGGTCACCGCCCGCAC comes from the Actinoplanes sp. OR16 genome and includes:
- the gabT gene encoding 4-aminobutyrate--2-oxoglutarate transaminase is translated as MNNPGPRSRALMERKKSAVADGVGTTMPVFAATASGGIVVDVDGNELIDLGSGIAVTTVGASHPRVVRAVTEQVAAFTHTCFMVTPYEGYVRVAEKLNELTPGDHDKRTALFNSGAEAVENAVKIARAYTRKDAVVVFDHAYHGRTNLTLAMTAKNKPYKNGFGPFAPEIYRAPLSYPYRDGGLDGATAAARAVDQIEKQVGAENLAALVIEPIQGEGGFIEPAPGFLPALAAWCRASGVVFVADEVQTGFARTGDLFACEREGVVPDLIVTAKGIAGGLPLSAVTGRAEIMNAAHEGGLGGTYGGNPIACAAALAAIEVIEEEGLVARAAKIESLIKERLSRLADQDLRLGDVRGRGAMIAVELVRAGSTEPDPRLARDVARFAHQAGVIVLTCGTYGNVLRFLPPLTITDEQLNAAFDILADALEATR
- a CDS encoding NAD-dependent succinate-semialdehyde dehydrogenase — protein: MTTFPVIDPATLQTIAEVPDQGLDEARRAVDAAHAAFSAWSRTAPRRRSEILHRTFELMLRDRDDLATLIASENGKSLTDAAGEVTYAAEFFRWFAEEAVRPGGDYGEAPAGGARTLVGHRPVGVAALVTPWNFPAAMITRKIGPALAAGCTAVVKPAAETPLTALRIAGLLTEAGLPDGVVTMVTTTDASGVVGAWLADERVRKISFTGSTGVARVLLRQAADRVVNSSMELGGNAPFVVTEDADLDAAVAGAMIAKFRNGGQACTAANRFFVHADVADAFVAKFGAAVEKLTVGPAADGCAIGPLISAAAVQRVTRTVTQLIEAGARITHRAPVPDAAGHFYPPTVLMDAPNLPEEIFGPVAPISTWTDETALLDAVNATEYGLAAYVFAGDLRRAIRIGEAIDAGMIGINRGLVSDPSAPFGGVKQSGLGREGARDGLREFQETQYLSVDWP